The Sagittula stellata E-37 sequence CCGGTGCGGGCGCGCGTCGTGGTGACGGCCGGGAAAAGCCGCAGCATGTACGACCAGAAGACGAAGATGCCCACGGACACGGCGGTGGAATAGGCGATGGCGGCAAAGACCGACATGGCGCCGTTCTCGTCCAGAAGCGAAGACACACCGAGGTAGGTATAGATGCCCGAGGCCACCGACAGCACGCCAAGCGCCGTGCCGGAAAACGTGTCGAGCCACGTGATGTGACCTTCGAGGTCGCGGGCATTGCGGACACCGCGTGCAGCCTCCCGGCTGAGGGGCACGGCATCCTGTCGTTGGCTCTGGCTCATGCGGTCTCCATAAGCGTCGGCCAAAATCGACCGGCCCGTAAAACATGACCTCCCGGGCGCGATTTGCAACGTCCCTCTCCGTGGGGGTTGCATTTGTTCACGTATTGTTCATATGTTTTCAGCATGGAATTGCGTGACACCCTAATGGAAACCGGCCTGATGCCGGGGCAGGTGCTGGCCCGGGGCGTCTGCCGCCACCTCGCGACACACGGCTTCGCGACGATCGAGGAATTCGTGCCGGAGCGCGGCCTCAGGGTCGATGTGATGGCGCTTGGCCCGAAGGGAGAGCTTTGGGTGGTGGAGTGCAAATCCTCGCGCGCGGACTTCATGTGCGACAGCAAGTGGCAGGGCTACCTCGACTGGTGCGACCGCTACTTCTGGGCCGTGGACCAGGATTTTCCGACGGATCTTCTGCCCGAGGGCACCGGCCTGATCGTTGCCGACGGCTACGACGCCGAGATCCTCCGCATGTCGCCGGAAACCAAGCTGGCGGGCGCGCGGCGCAAGGTCCTGATGCAGAAGTTCGCCTTCCACGCGGCCCGGCGCCTGCAGGGCTTGCGCGATCCGGGCGCGATACTGGACGGCCCCGGCTGAGGACGGCTCGGTCGCACAGGGCAGGGCAAGAACGCCCTGCGGCTGCGTTCAGCGCTTTTTCTTCTTCGGTTTCATGCCGCGTGCCGTGGCGGCGGCGGCGCGCAGTTCCTCGGCGATGTCCTCGGCCTCTTCGGGCTCGAAGTCCATCGGGATCTCCAGATCCCCGGCAAAGATGTACATCCGGACCATGCCCAGGTCGGTCGGGCCGATCTGCAGGTTGGCCTCGATTTCGCTTTCGTCGTTGATGCTCATGGCTGTCCCTCGCGGTGCCCTTGTCAGTTAGTTCGCGCCGCGCTTTGATGCAAGCGCAGGAGGATGCGCCGATGGCGATGGAATTGCGGGGGCTCGCGGACGGCGACGTGGATTGGCTGGTGGCCGAACACGGGCGTCTTTATGCGCGGGACGAGGGGTTCGACGACAGCTTCCCCATTCTGGTGCGGCAGGTGCTGGACGATTTCGTAGCCGGGTTCGATCCGGCGCGGGAACGGGCCTTCATCGCGTGGGAGGACGGCGCGCGGCTGGGCAGCATCTTCTGCGCCCGCTCCGACGATCCCGACGCGGCGAAGCTGCGGCTTTTCTTCCTGATGCCGGAGGCGCGCGGCAAGGGGCTGGGCCGGCGCCTGCTGGCCGAAAACCTGGCCTTTGCGCGGCAGGCGGGCTATCGGAAGATGGTGCTCTGGACGCACGAAAGCCACAAGGCCGCCTGTGCGCTCTATGCCGCGACGGGTTGGCGGTTGCTCCGGTCGGAGCCGAAAATCAGCTTTGGCAGACCGGTGGTGGAACAGGGGTGGGAGATCGACCTGCACGCGCCGGGGCCGAAAAAATTCCCGGATTAACGCTTGCATTCCAAGGACGCAGTTTGTAAATCGCCTGCCAGTGCCGCCTTAGCTCAGTTGGTTAGAGCGCCTGATTGTGGATCAGGAGGTCCCCCGTTCGAGCCGGGGAGGTGGTACCATTTCCACACAGTTTTGCAGAGACAGTTCTGGACGCAGTTCCCAACACGGACCGATGCCCTTGGCGCGCCGCTGAGCGCGCTTTTGCGATCGGTCGGGTGCCGGTTAGCGCGCCGCTCTGGCGTGGTCTGAGCCCTCTGTGCGACCGGGACGAGGGGCGGGGGCGCGGCATCCTGTCCGGTGGCGGGAAAAGAATGCTGCGGCGCGGAACCGACATGTCCCGCAAGGGGTTTCCCAATGCAAGACAGGAGTGTCGCGAAATGTATCCAGACATGATGAAAGCCGCCGTCGAGTGGCAGCGGGCCACGATGGCCGGGGCGCGGATGATGATCTCGGCCGGGACGGTGATCCAAGTGCGCGTCGCGCAGATGGCGATGGGCACGATGAAACCGGTCGAAGCCACACGCATGGTGTTCGAGAAACCGTCGGCCTTCATGCGCGGCACGGAGGCAGCGATGCGCGCCATGGCGGGGCACAAGGGCTACGGCGCGGTGATGGAAGCGGCCCTGGCCCCGATCGAGGCCAGCGCCGGGGCCAACGCCCGCCGCCTGTCGTCCAAGACCCTGACCAAGGGCAAGCGCCGCCGGTCCTGAACGCCCCCGTGACCTCGCCGGCCCGTGATCTCGCCAGTATCGCAGAGGTCACAAAAGCAAAGAGGCCGCGGCACGATCTGCGCCACGGCCCCAGGGGAATGTGCGCGGCGGGCGGGCCGCCGCGCACAGACGTCTCAGGGCGGTGTTACAGCGCGCTGCGGAACAGCTCTTCGAGGTTCTCTTCCGTCAGTTCCACCGGGTTGCCGCCGCGAGACGGGTCGATGATCGCGCCCTTGACCAGCGCCGGGATGGCCTCTTCGGTCACGCCCAGATCCGACAGGCGGCGCGGTATGCCCAGGCTGTCGTTCAGCTCCTGCACGAAGGCGCGGAACCCGTCGAAGCCGCCCGCGATCCCAAGATAAGCCGACGCCATGTCGAACCGCTCGCGGATGGCTTCGGCGTTGAAGTCCAGCACCGTCGGCATGCAGACCGCGTTGGTCGTTCCGTGGTGGGTGTTGAAATGCGCGCCGATGGGGTGGCTCATGGCGTGGATCGCGCCCAGCCCCTTCTGGAAGGCCGTGGCCCCCATCATCGCCGCCGACATCATCTGCGCCCGTGCCTCCAGATCCTGGCCGTTCTGGTAGGCGCGGGCCAGGTAGTCCTTCACCAGCCGCATGCCCTCCAGCGCGATGCCCTGGCTCATCGGATGATAAAACGGGGAGGAGAACGCCTCCACGCAATGGGCAAAGGCATCGAGGCCGGTTCCGGCGGTGATCATCGCGGGCATGCCCACGGTCAGCTCCGGGTCGCAGATTACCACCGAGGGCAGCACCTTCGGGTGGAAGATGATCTTCTTCTCGTGGGTTTCCGAGTTGGTGATGACGCTCGCGCGCCCGACCTCCGACCCGGTCCCGGCGGTGGTCGGCACGGCGACGATGGGGGCGATGGCCGCCGCGTCGGCGCGGGTCCACCAGTCGCCGATGTCCTCGAAATCCCACACCTGGCGCGTCTGCCCGGCCATGAAGGCCACCATCTTGCCAAGGTCGAGGCCAGAGCCGCCGCCGAAGGCGATCACGCCGTCATGGCCGCCGTCACGATAGACCTTCACCCCGGCGTCGAGGTTCTTTTCGTTGGGGTTCGGATCGACCTCGGCGAACAGCCCGCGGCCCAGCCCCG is a genomic window containing:
- a CDS encoding MmcB family DNA repair protein; amino-acid sequence: METGLMPGQVLARGVCRHLATHGFATIEEFVPERGLRVDVMALGPKGELWVVECKSSRADFMCDSKWQGYLDWCDRYFWAVDQDFPTDLLPEGTGLIVADGYDAEILRMSPETKLAGARRKVLMQKFAFHAARRLQGLRDPGAILDGPG
- a CDS encoding DUF6324 family protein — translated: MSINDESEIEANLQIGPTDLGMVRMYIFAGDLEIPMDFEPEEAEDIAEELRAAAATARGMKPKKKKR
- a CDS encoding GNAT family N-acetyltransferase — its product is MAMELRGLADGDVDWLVAEHGRLYARDEGFDDSFPILVRQVLDDFVAGFDPARERAFIAWEDGARLGSIFCARSDDPDAAKLRLFFLMPEARGKGLGRRLLAENLAFARQAGYRKMVLWTHESHKAACALYAATGWRLLRSEPKISFGRPVVEQGWEIDLHAPGPKKFPD
- a CDS encoding iron-containing alcohol dehydrogenase is translated as MSLTGNWSYPTAIKFGAGRISELPGACAQAGITRPLLVTDRGLADLPITAQTLDILEQAGLGRGLFAEVDPNPNEKNLDAGVKVYRDGGHDGVIAFGGGSGLDLGKMVAFMAGQTRQVWDFEDIGDWWTRADAAAIAPIVAVPTTAGTGSEVGRASVITNSETHEKKIIFHPKVLPSVVICDPELTVGMPAMITAGTGLDAFAHCVEAFSSPFYHPMSQGIALEGMRLVKDYLARAYQNGQDLEARAQMMSAAMMGATAFQKGLGAIHAMSHPIGAHFNTHHGTTNAVCMPTVLDFNAEAIRERFDMASAYLGIAGGFDGFRAFVQELNDSLGIPRRLSDLGVTEEAIPALVKGAIIDPSRGGNPVELTEENLEELFRSAL